Proteins encoded in a region of the Panicum hallii strain FIL2 chromosome 3, PHallii_v3.1, whole genome shotgun sequence genome:
- the LOC112886603 gene encoding LRR receptor-like serine/threonine-protein kinase FEI 1 → MDKIVSSRRTSNGRTRPMAGLRATAITMLMLATILLCSVPTIALTPDGEALLELKLAFNTTAQRLTSWRPSDPNPCAWEGISCSLPDLRVQSINLPYMQLGGIISPSIGRLDKLQRLALHQNSLHGPIPAEIKNCTELRAIYLRANYLQGGIPSEIGGIVHLTILDLSSNLLRGTIPASIGSLTHLRFLNLSTNFFSGEIPNVGVLGTFKSSSFVGNLELCGLPIQRACRGTLGFPAVLPHSDPLSSAGVSPINNNKTSHFLNGIVIGSMSTLALALIAVLGFLWICLLSRKKSIGGNYVKMDKQTVPDGAKLVTYQWNLPYSTSEIIRRLELLDEEDVVGCGGFGTVYKMVMDDGTSFAVKRIDLSRESRDRTFEKELEILGSIRHINLVNLRGYCRLPTAKLLIYDFVELGSLDCYLHGDEQEDQPLNWNARMKIALGSARGLAYLHHDCSPGIVHRDIKASNILLDRSLEPRVSDFGLARLLVDNGAHVTTVVAGTFGYLAPEYLQNGHATEKSDVYSFGVLLLELVTGKRPTDACFIKKGLNIVGWLNTLTGEHRLEDIIDERCGDVEVEAVEAILDIAAMCTDADPGQRPSMSAVLKMLEEEILSPCMSELCYEQHLEL, encoded by the exons GCGAGGCCCTGCTCGAGCTCAAGCTGGCCTTCAACACCACCGCCCAGCGCCTCACCAGCTGGAGGCCCTCCGACCCCAACCCCTGCGCCTGGGAGGGCATCTCCTGCTCCCTCCCCGACCTCAGGGTACAATCCAT AAATCTCCCATACATGCAGCTCGGGGGCATCATTTCACCCAGCATCGGGAGGCTCGACAAGCTGCAGAGACT AGCTCTGCACCAGAACAGCTTGCATGGTCCAATCCctgccgagatcaagaactgcACAGAGCTCAGGGCAAT TTACCTGAGAGCTAACTACCTGCAAGGAGGTATCCCTTCAGAGATTGGCGGGATTGTGCACCTCACAATCTT ggacttgtcgAGCAACCTGTTGAGGGGCACAATTCCAGCATCCATTGGAAGCCTCACACACCTTCGCTTTCT GAACCTGTCCACTAATTTCTTCTCAGGAGAGATCCCTAATGTGGGTGTCCTCGGAACCTTCAAAAGCAGCTC GTTCGTTGGAAATCTGGAGCTTTGTGGCTTGCCCATCCAGAGAGCTTGCCGTGGAACACTCGGCTTTCCTGCTGTGCTGCCGCACTCTGATCCACTCTCTTCAGCTG GTGTTTCTCCTATCAACAACAACAAAACATCACACTTTCTGAATGGCATTGTCATCGGTTCAATGTCAACCTTGGCTCTTGCCTTGATCGCCGTGCTCGGATTCCTATGGATTTGCTTGCTGTCCAGGAAGAAGAGCATTGGCGGGAACTATGTAAAGATGGACAAGCAAACTGTTCCTGATG GTGCAAAGCTTGTGACGTACCAGTGGAACCTTCCATATTCAACAAGCGAGATTATTAGAAGGTTGGAGCTGCTTgatgaagaggatgtggttggcTGTGGGGGTTTTGGCACAGTGTACAAAATGGTGATGGATGATGGCACATCATTTGCTGTGAAGAGGATTGACCTTAGCCGCGAAAGCCGTGACAGGACATTCGAGAAGGAGCTAGAGATTTTGGGCAGCATCAGGCATATAAACCTTGTCAACCTGCGAGGCTACTGCCGGCTCCCCACAGCGAAGCTACTCATATATGATTTTGTGGAGCTGGGCAGCTTGGATTGCTACCTTCATG GAGATGAACAAGAGGACCAGCCATTGAACTGGAACGCACGTATGAAGATCGCCCTAGGCTCGGCTCGAGGTCTGGCGTATCTGCACCATGATTGCTCGCCTGGGATTGTGCATCGGGATATCAAAGCCAGTAATATCCTTCTGGATAGAAGCTTGGAGCCTCGTGTAtctgattttggccttgcaagGCTTCTTGTGGACAATGGTGCCCATGTCACCACTGTTGTGGCGGGCACTTTTGGATACCTAGCACCAG AGTACTTGCAGAATGGGCACGCTACCGAGAAATCAGATGTGTATAGCTTTGGAGTGCTTTTGCTGGAGCTGGTGACTGGAAAGAGGCCAACCGATGCATGCTTCATCAAGAAGGGACTGAACATTGTTGGCTGG CTGAACACCCTAACAGGGGAGCACCGGCTGGAGGACATCATTGACGAGAGATGCGGAGACGTGGAGGTGGAAGCCGTGGAAGCCATTCTGGACATCGCGGCAATGTGCACGGACGCCGACCCCGGGCAGCGGCCATCGATGAGCGCTGTCCTGAAGATGCTGGAGGAGGAGATCCTGTCTCCCTGCATGAGCGAGTTGTGCTACGAGCAGCACCTGGAGCTCTGA